From a region of the Hemibagrus wyckioides isolate EC202008001 linkage group LG06, SWU_Hwy_1.0, whole genome shotgun sequence genome:
- the irs2b gene encoding insulin receptor substrate 2: MASPPPAVGQSPSNLNVNNNNVKKCGYLKKQKHGHKRFFVLKAQSEGFPARLEYYESEKKWRNKAAAKRIIPLDSCLNINKRADAKHKHLIALYTKDEYFAVAADNEQEQESWFGVLTDLMNEGRACEGTASHSASSLLGFDEANYGVVTPLTAAYKEVWQVNLKSRGLGQSRNLTGVYRLCLSSRTISFVKLNTDVASVILQLMNIRRCGHSDSFFFIEVGRSAATGPGELWMQADDSVVAQNIHETILEAMKAMKELMCEFRPRSKSQSSGTNPISVPARRHLNHLPPSQTGLPRRSRTDSVAASSPGAKFTSCRMRAASEGDGTTTRPVSLSVAGSPVSPGVNRTHLSRSNTVAARPCRTFETSSLQHSKSMCMPVSHSPPSVDASPVSLPSSGARPASCTASIAGSPSDAGFISCDECGSSPGDAPHTLQAHRSSTPESFAETPPSRDGSDLYGYMIMDKQGVFAHCHGRRTRMVEEGVKDLEKAYRKRTYSLTMPHQKRVQSQVSSASLDEYTLMRATIKNAGHSGRSSHTASPKVAYPEDYGDIEIGFLQKSSSSNIGDDGYMPMTPGVAPLGSKIENYMPMSPMCVSAPKQIINPRTHPLPVANTYRTSSPSSCSLDDSGYMRMLSSSKLSVDSSDGKLANTEYLNMSPVDPCVSDTPPDYFPTTVGGIEQQPSLRQPFSYSSLPRCYKPQQKTDNGDSDQYVLMSLQNWKIVEEPEKAAPKINPSPLKQNRADNLLHRSRISRPTRLPLDLVRTLPSMNEHPLPSEPKSPGEYINIDFSHATQRYSPPSTESPVSSVGSSSEQRRSLLSDYMNINLSSESPKSGDAAPFSPLDTMPDLAVCPAPCEEEGGINGYNLTSQVEPSCQAGMEKDDYTEMTFCVSASPPQPSSQTTNCTKPASPSSCARRLNLNDSMGVRKVESFLLGGTDTHQVDPDRGAKVIRADPQGRRRHSSETFSSTTTVTPVFPSFAHDARRHGSASVENVSALARNSEGLEEEYGSPMCRETSAGFQNGLNYIALNLMDEGLASCDALVRFKAASCCKGSMSAIHASLYGFKDTATAVKD; encoded by the exons ATGGCGAGTCCGCCGCCAGCGGTCGGACAGTCGCCTTCCAATCTGAACGTGAACAACAACAATGTTAAAAAGTGTGGCTACCTGAAGAAGCAAAAGCACGGCCATAAGCGCTTTTTCGTGCTGAAGGCGCAGAGTGAGGGCTTCCCCGCGCGCCTCGAGTACTACGAGAGCGAGAAGAAATGGAGGAACAAGGCGGCTGCTAAGCGGATCATACCACTGGACTCGTGCCTGAACATCAACAAGCGAGCGGACGCCAAGCACAAGCACCTCATCGCACTGTACACCAAGGACGAGTACTTCGCCGTGGCCGCCGACAACGAGCAGGAACAGGAGAGCTGGTTCGGCGTCCTAACGGATCTGATGAACGAGGGCCGGGCGTGTGAGGGAACGGCGTCTCACTCGGCTTCCTCACTGCTCGGATTTGACGAGGCGAACTACGGAGTGGTGACGCCGCTCACCGCCGCGTACAAGGAGGTATGGCAAGTGAACCTGAAATCCAGGGGACTCGGACAGAGCCGGAACCTGACCGGGGTGTACCGGCTGTGCTTGTCAAGCCGCACGATTAGTTTTGTGAAACTGAATACGGACGTGGCGTCTGTGATTCTGCAGCTCATGAACATCCGGCGCTGCGGTCACTCGGACAGCTTTTTCTTCATTGAGGTGGGCAGGTCAGCCGCCACGGGCCCCGGTGAACTGTGGATGCAAGCAGACGACTCGGTGGTGGCGCAAAACATCCATGAGACTATACTGGAAGCTATGAAGGCTATGAAGGAGCTGATGTGCGAGTTCCGGCCGCGCAGCAAAAGCCAGTCATCGGGCACAAATCCAATTTCGGTGCCCGCGAGGCGGCATTTGAATCACTTACCGCCGAGTCAGACGGGACTGCCGCGGCGATCGCGCACAGACAGCGTGGCCGCCTCGTCACCCGGAGCCAAATTCACGTCATGCCGAATGCGCGCAGCGAGCGAGGGAGACGGCACGACGACACGGCCGGTGTCTCTGTCGGTAGCGGGGAGTCCCGTCAGCCCCGGTGTAAACAGGACACATCTGAGCCGATCTAACACGGTGGCAGCCCGCCCTTGTAGGACGTTTGAAACCTCGTCTCTCCAGCACAGTAAGTCAATGTGCATGCCCGTGTCTCATTCCCCTCCATCAGTTGATGCCAGTCCCGTTAGTCTACCCTCCAGTGGTGCCCGGCCAGCCAGCTGTACAGCATCTATTGCCGGCTCACCCAGTGACGCCGGCTTCATCTCCTGTGATGAGTGCGGTTCCAGTCCAGGAGATGCACCTCACACGTTACAGGCTCACCGCAGCTCCACGCCAGAGTCTTTTGCTGAGACGCCTCCCTCGCGGGATGGCAGTGACTTGTATGGTTACATGATCATGGACAAGCAGGGTGTTTTTGCACATTGCCACGGGAGACGTACCCGCATGGTGGAGGAGGGTGTCAAGGACTTAGAGAAAGCCTACAGAAAGCGGACATACTCTCTCACCATGCCTCACCAGAAGAGAGTGCAATCACAGGTGTCTTCTGCCTCGCTGGACGAGTACACACTCATGAGGGCCACTATCAAAAATGCTGGGCATTCAGGACGCAGTTCGCACACTGCATCCCCTAAAGTCGCGTACCCTGAGGATTATGGCGATATTGAAATTGGATTCTTACAAAAAAGCTCCAGTAGTAACATAGGTGATGATGGGTACATGCCAATGACACCTGGTGTGGCACCACTGGGTAGTAAGATTGAAAACTACATGCCAATGAGCCCTATGTGTGTCTCCGCCCCAAAGCAGATCATCAACCCTAGGACACACCCCCTCCCTGTGGCTAACACCTACAGGACTAGCTCACCCTCCAGCTGCTCTCTGGATGACAGTGGCTACATGAGGATGCTGAGTAGCTCCAAACTCTCTGTGGACAGCTCAGACGGGAAACTGGCCAACACTGAGTACCTCAACATGTCTCCTGTAGACCCGTGCGTCTCTGACACACCACCAGATTACTTCCCCACCACTGTGGGTGGCATAGAGCAGCAACCTTCTCTCAGACAACCTTTCTCGTACAGCTCTCTGCCCCGCTGCTACAAACCCCAGCAGAAAACAGATAATGGTGACAGTGATCAATATGTCCTCATGAGCTTACAAAACTGGAAAATTGTGGAGGAGCCAGAGAAAGCAGCTCCCAAAATAAATCCCTCTCCTCTGAAGCAAAACAGAGCTGATAACTTGCTACACAGGTCCAGGATCAGCCGGCCCACGCGTCTGCCTCTGGATTTGGTTCGTACGCTGCCTAGCATGAATGAGCACCCTTTACCCTCTGAGCCCAAAAGCCCTGGTGAGTACATAAACATAGATTTCAGCCATGCTACACAGAGATACTCCCCACCTTCCACAGAGAGCCCTGTGTCATCTGTCGGCTCTTCCAGCGAGCAGAGGAGGTCCCTTCTTTCAGACTACATGAACATTAATTTAAGTTCAGAGTCACCAAAGTCTGGAGATGCTGCTCCGTTCAGCCCTCTCGATACCATGCCAGATCTGGCGGTCTGCCCCGCCCCATgtgaggaggagggaggaataAACGGTTACAACCTCACATCACAGGTAGAACCTTCATGCCAGGCTGGCATGGAGAAAGATGATTACACTGAAATGACATTCTGTGTGTCCGCTTCTCCTCCTCAGCCTTCATCTCAGACCACTAACTGTACCAAGCCTGCCAGCCCATCATCCTGCGCACGGAGGTTAAATTTGAATGACTCCATGGGGGTGCGAAAGGTTGAGTCATTCCTCTTGGGTGGCACCGATACACACCAGGTAGACCCAGACCGCGGTGCCAAGGTGATACGTGCAGACCCCCAAGGACGAAGACGGCACAGCTCGGAAACCttctcctccaccaccaccgtcacacCCGTTTTCCCCTCCTTCGCACATGATGCAAGGCGGCACGGCTCAGCCTCCGTGGAGAACGTCTCTGCGCTGGCGAGGAACAGTGAAGGCTTAGAAGAGGAATATGGCAGTCCCATGTGCAGAGAGACATCAGCAGGCTTTCAAAACGGACTTAACTACATCGCCTTAAACCTTATGGACGAGGGACTGGCCAGTTGCGATGCTCTGGTTAGATTCAAAGCTGCCAGCTGCTGCAAAGGGAGCATGAGTGCAATACATGCCAGTCTTTATGGATTCAAGGACACAGCAACAGCAGTGAAAG ACTAA